Proteins encoded by one window of Candidatus Eremiobacteraceae bacterium:
- a CDS encoding R3H domain-containing nucleic acid-binding protein, whose translation MKEDLAHPDTGDWELYALLDIFTPPIRQALVNLPNFKDLIEVILDLGRLPEARFPSDFCYLSQIPVSADDIAAVVTRIGEFGKDNRAGIEQTLHRISCLRNRNGKIIGLTCRVGRAVYGTIDIILDVVRSGKSILLLGKPGVGKTTMLREVARVLSGDLRKRVVIVDTSNEIAGDGDIPHAGIGHARRMQVDVPLNQHAVMIEAVENHMPEAIVIDEIGTEAESIAARTIAERGVQLIGTAHGLDLESILMNPTLSDLVGGIGAVTLSDEEAKRRGTRKTVLERKAPPTFDVVIEIQDRDRLALHAPVADVVDAMLRSHEPKPEIRVRTDGGGVEVVQEAEAQTVQSRYNSVPTHAHTRSHGYDRNAAPSVFSLADEDDDEPATDIIRIFPYGVSRSKIERAVANLRVPALIARKWDDADVVLTLKALERRDNGRLREIAAQNIPIYALKTNTTAQIQTCLKDLYDLPSVDDEELAMREAEEAVYKVMLHHKPVELSPQSSYVRRLQHQMVEKYHLLSRSTGIEPNRRVRVYKDAAQ comes from the coding sequence TTGAAAGAGGACCTCGCCCACCCCGATACCGGCGACTGGGAACTCTACGCACTGCTCGACATATTCACCCCACCCATCCGGCAGGCGCTCGTCAATCTACCGAATTTCAAAGACCTCATCGAGGTCATCCTCGACCTCGGGCGGCTCCCGGAAGCTCGCTTCCCATCCGACTTCTGTTACCTGTCGCAGATCCCGGTCAGCGCGGATGACATCGCTGCCGTCGTGACCCGCATCGGTGAATTCGGTAAGGACAACCGCGCCGGGATCGAGCAGACGCTGCATCGCATCTCTTGCCTGCGCAACCGCAACGGCAAGATCATCGGCTTGACGTGCCGCGTCGGCCGCGCGGTCTACGGCACGATCGATATCATCCTCGACGTCGTGCGCTCCGGCAAGTCCATACTGCTGTTGGGCAAGCCCGGCGTCGGCAAGACGACGATGCTGCGCGAAGTAGCGAGGGTGCTTTCGGGCGACTTGCGCAAGCGCGTCGTCATCGTGGACACGTCGAACGAGATCGCCGGCGACGGAGATATCCCGCACGCCGGCATCGGTCACGCCCGGCGCATGCAGGTCGACGTGCCGCTCAATCAGCACGCGGTCATGATCGAAGCGGTCGAGAACCACATGCCGGAGGCGATCGTCATCGACGAGATCGGCACCGAGGCTGAATCCATCGCGGCCCGCACGATCGCAGAGCGCGGCGTGCAGCTCATCGGCACGGCGCACGGACTGGACCTCGAGAGCATACTCATGAATCCCACGCTCTCCGATCTGGTCGGCGGCATCGGCGCCGTGACGCTCTCCGACGAGGAAGCCAAGCGGCGCGGCACGCGCAAGACGGTCCTCGAACGCAAGGCGCCGCCGACATTCGACGTCGTCATAGAGATCCAAGACCGCGATAGGCTTGCGTTGCACGCGCCGGTCGCCGACGTCGTGGACGCCATGCTTCGCAGCCACGAGCCGAAACCCGAGATCCGCGTCCGGACCGACGGCGGCGGTGTCGAAGTGGTGCAAGAGGCGGAAGCGCAGACCGTGCAGTCGCGCTACAATTCGGTTCCAACGCATGCGCACACACGCTCACATGGCTACGATCGAAACGCCGCGCCGTCCGTGTTTTCCCTTGCCGACGAAGACGACGACGAACCAGCCACCGATATCATCCGTATCTTCCCATACGGCGTGAGCCGTTCGAAGATCGAGCGAGCCGTCGCCAACCTGCGCGTACCGGCGCTGATCGCGCGCAAATGGGATGATGCAGACGTGGTCCTCACGCTCAAAGCGCTCGAGCGGCGCGACAACGGCCGGCTACGTGAGATCGCGGCGCAGAACATCCCGATCTACGCTCTCAAGACCAACACCACGGCACAGATCCAGACGTGTCTCAAAGATCTCTACGATCTTCCGAGCGTCGACGACGAAGAGCTCGCGATGCGCGAGGCGGAAGAAGCAGTGTACAAAGTGATGCTGCATCACAAACCGGTCGAGCTCTCGCCGCAGTCGTCATACGTGCGCCGCCTGCAGCATCAGATGGTGGAGAAATACCATCTGCTCTCACGCTCGACAGGCATCGAGCCCAATCGGCGCGTGCGCGTCTACAAGGATGCGGCGCAATAA
- a CDS encoding 2-hydroxychromene-2-carboxylate isomerase, protein MKPGEREPDLEFWFDFASTYSYIAAMRIEDLCGKAGVKLVWMPFLLGPIFELQGWNDSPFNINERRGAYMWRDMERLTDKFGLPWVRPTAFPRGSTLPARVACSIADQPWCGDFIRAVFTANFGEDRDIGDAAVVLDVLRRLGLPADEIVARALEPDKRGRLRANTARAIELGIFGAPNCLVRGELFWGEESLEDAISWAARSENGA, encoded by the coding sequence ATGAAACCTGGAGAGCGCGAACCCGATTTGGAGTTCTGGTTCGACTTCGCAAGCACGTACTCATATATCGCCGCCATGCGAATCGAAGATCTGTGCGGCAAAGCGGGCGTCAAACTCGTGTGGATGCCGTTCTTGCTCGGGCCGATCTTCGAACTGCAAGGCTGGAACGATTCGCCGTTCAACATCAATGAGCGGCGCGGCGCATATATGTGGCGCGACATGGAGAGGCTCACCGACAAGTTTGGATTGCCGTGGGTGAGGCCAACCGCGTTTCCCCGCGGCTCGACCCTGCCGGCACGAGTCGCGTGTTCAATAGCGGATCAGCCGTGGTGCGGAGATTTCATTCGGGCGGTCTTCACGGCGAACTTTGGTGAGGACCGTGATATCGGGGATGCCGCCGTCGTCCTCGACGTCCTTCGTCGCCTTGGCCTGCCTGCAGACGAGATCGTCGCTCGTGCGTTGGAGCCCGACAAACGAGGCCGCCTTCGCGCCAACACCGCGCGGGCGATCGAGCTGGGAATCTTCGGTGCGCCGAATTGCCTCGTTCGCGGCGAGCTTTTTTGGGGCGAGGAATCACTCGAGGACGCGATCTCTTGGGCCGCGCGTTCGGAGAACGGCGCCTAA
- a CDS encoding NAD(P)H-quinone oxidoreductase has translation MKALRLKAFGGTEVLEIADVPAPPAPRDDQIIVRVRAAGVNRADTLQRRGRYPAPPGSPPDILGMEFAGEVSAVGPGVRDLRVGDRVMGLVGGGAQAEFVATREPLVLPVPDAVTDIEAGGIPEAYITAHDALFSHASLVQGERVLIHAVGSSVGLAAVQLAKAIGAVTYGSTRSAVKAARAQEIGLDHVVDPKSLEFPNVDVVIDFVGADYLQRNVACLATLGRLVFVSTLSGPRADLDISMLMRKRLRLAGTMMRNRDDNEKARATKAFGAMLPFFADRRIVMPIDRVLPLEQAAAAHAAIEANENFGKIVLTL, from the coding sequence ATGAAAGCACTCCGCCTCAAGGCCTTCGGAGGCACCGAGGTCCTCGAGATCGCCGATGTCCCCGCGCCCCCTGCGCCCCGCGATGACCAAATCATCGTCCGAGTACGCGCAGCCGGCGTCAATCGCGCCGACACGCTCCAGCGACGCGGCCGCTACCCCGCGCCGCCGGGATCACCGCCGGATATCCTCGGCATGGAGTTCGCCGGCGAAGTAAGCGCTGTCGGTCCCGGCGTTCGCGATTTGCGCGTCGGCGATCGCGTCATGGGACTTGTGGGCGGCGGCGCGCAGGCCGAATTCGTGGCGACACGCGAGCCGTTGGTGCTGCCGGTGCCGGACGCCGTGACGGACATCGAGGCGGGTGGCATTCCGGAAGCATACATCACCGCGCACGATGCGCTCTTCTCGCACGCATCGCTCGTCCAAGGCGAACGCGTGCTGATACACGCGGTCGGATCGAGCGTCGGCCTAGCCGCTGTTCAATTGGCGAAGGCTATTGGAGCGGTGACCTATGGCTCGACGCGTTCGGCGGTCAAGGCGGCGCGCGCGCAAGAGATTGGGCTCGATCATGTCGTCGATCCGAAATCACTCGAGTTCCCGAATGTCGACGTCGTCATCGACTTCGTCGGCGCCGACTATCTTCAGCGCAACGTTGCGTGCCTCGCTACGCTTGGTCGACTGGTTTTTGTGTCAACGTTAAGCGGACCGCGCGCAGATCTCGACATCTCGATGCTGATGCGCAAGCGGCTGAGGCTCGCGGGCACGATGATGCGCAATCGCGACGACAATGAAAAGGCACGTGCGACGAAGGCATTCGGCGCGATGCTGCCCTTTTTCGCCGACCGGCGCATCGTCATGCCGATCGACCGCGTCCTCCCGCTAGAACAAGCAGCGGCGGCACACGCGGCGATCGAAGCCAACGAGAATTTTGGGAAGATCGTACTGACGCTCTAA
- a CDS encoding PaaI family thioesterase, with amino-acid sequence MDGLTYVREMRDRGTNYPPIGRFVEFAVRDVAQGRIEVTGRPNEQHYNPFGVVHGGFACTLMDLALGHVSVTMLPSMEKAVVTTDLSVKYVRPLYAAVGEVSCVATVLHSGKTIIVADAQLRDQAGKLYATAQSTCFIVPRRSS; translated from the coding sequence ATGGACGGCCTGACCTACGTGCGCGAGATGCGCGATCGAGGGACCAACTATCCTCCGATTGGTCGGTTCGTCGAGTTCGCGGTGCGCGACGTGGCGCAGGGCCGCATCGAAGTCACCGGTCGCCCGAACGAGCAGCACTACAATCCGTTCGGCGTCGTGCATGGCGGTTTTGCCTGCACGCTCATGGATCTTGCGCTCGGACACGTCTCCGTGACGATGCTTCCATCGATGGAGAAGGCCGTCGTCACGACAGACCTGTCCGTGAAATACGTGCGCCCGCTCTACGCCGCGGTCGGCGAAGTCTCGTGCGTCGCGACGGTCTTGCACAGCGGCAAGACGATCATCGTGGCCGATGCCCAATTGCGCGATCAGGCCGGCAAGCTGTACGCGACGGCGCAGTCGACGTGCTTCATCGTACCGCGGCGTTCGAGTTAG
- the pdxT gene encoding pyridoxal 5'-phosphate synthase glutaminase subunit PdxT: protein MSKKTVIGVLSLQGDVDEHIHALRNADAKARGVKTSDDLEKVDGLVMPGGESTTLAIVLERFGLVKPLRALAARGTPIWGTCMGMIMMARSVVGSAQPTLGFLDIEVKRNAFGRQVESSELRLNIDGIDGKPFPGVFIRAPWIERAGRDAKILARVNDKGVMVRQGAFLGTSFHPELTDDARVHRYFVEMVERVLGKG from the coding sequence ATGTCCAAAAAAACCGTGATCGGCGTTCTCTCGCTGCAGGGCGACGTCGACGAGCATATCCACGCGCTGCGCAACGCGGACGCAAAGGCCCGCGGCGTCAAGACTTCCGACGACCTTGAGAAAGTCGATGGTCTCGTCATGCCCGGCGGTGAATCCACCACGCTCGCCATCGTGCTCGAACGGTTCGGCCTCGTTAAACCCTTGCGGGCTCTCGCAGCCCGCGGCACGCCGATCTGGGGCACGTGCATGGGAATGATCATGATGGCGCGCAGCGTCGTTGGATCGGCGCAGCCAACGCTCGGATTTCTCGACATCGAAGTGAAGCGTAATGCGTTCGGCCGGCAAGTCGAAAGCTCGGAGCTGCGATTGAACATCGATGGCATCGACGGCAAACCGTTCCCGGGCGTCTTCATTCGTGCGCCGTGGATTGAACGGGCGGGCCGCGACGCCAAAATCCTAGCACGTGTGAACGACAAAGGCGTCATGGTCCGCCAAGGCGCGTTCCTCGGAACGTCTTTTCATCCGGAATTGACCGATGACGCGCGCGTCCACCGCTACTTCGTGGAGATGGTGGAACGGGTGCTGGGCAAAGGCTGA
- a CDS encoding Uma2 family endonuclease, giving the protein MLEIEVPQTKPATEWVNGRALQKMNPRERHGRAQGAFLVALLEWARTYGCGRVSAEWDFRLAPPGEPRRPLVPDVAYLSYERVGYDDDEGASIPVVAPNAVVEVLSPGDAQRDVDENVRVYLASGAEVVFIVDPVQKTVEACDARGRKQFGSDEVLTHASLAGFALPVARIFEKIAPRE; this is encoded by the coding sequence ATGCTCGAGATCGAAGTTCCGCAGACGAAACCGGCGACCGAATGGGTCAACGGCCGGGCGCTGCAAAAGATGAATCCGAGAGAACGGCACGGCCGGGCTCAAGGCGCGTTTCTCGTGGCCCTCTTGGAGTGGGCGCGGACGTACGGATGTGGTCGCGTAAGCGCGGAATGGGATTTCCGGCTTGCGCCGCCCGGAGAGCCGAGACGACCCCTTGTCCCCGATGTTGCGTACCTCTCGTATGAGCGGGTAGGCTACGACGACGATGAAGGTGCGAGCATTCCGGTCGTCGCGCCAAATGCGGTCGTCGAGGTGCTTTCGCCGGGCGACGCGCAACGAGATGTCGACGAGAACGTTCGTGTGTATCTTGCATCCGGCGCCGAAGTCGTGTTCATCGTCGATCCGGTCCAAAAGACAGTTGAGGCATGCGACGCGCGCGGTCGCAAGCAATTCGGCAGCGACGAAGTTCTGACGCACGCATCGCTCGCCGGATTCGCGCTCCCCGTCGCAAGGATCTTCGAGAAAATCGCCCCGCGCGAGTGA
- a CDS encoding HNH endonuclease, whose protein sequence is MVDVLVLNATYEALNVTSLQRAVKLVFSGKAEVLHTHDRPLRAATFEMRMPSIIRMLYYIRRPRQQVALTKKNVLLRDDYTCQYCTRKGDGPMTVDHVVPKSIGGPSTWENLVCACLACNNRKNNRTPQDANMHLARKPRMPKYIPWIQVKRHTLPGEWYKYLFLYHVSIEERIEP, encoded by the coding sequence ATGGTCGACGTCCTCGTCTTGAACGCCACCTACGAAGCGCTCAACGTCACATCGTTGCAGCGAGCGGTAAAGCTCGTATTTTCGGGCAAGGCCGAGGTTCTCCACACCCACGATCGCCCGCTCCGCGCCGCCACCTTCGAGATGCGAATGCCATCCATCATCCGCATGCTCTACTATATCCGGCGGCCGCGCCAGCAAGTCGCACTCACGAAGAAGAACGTGCTCTTGCGCGACGACTACACGTGCCAGTACTGCACCCGCAAGGGTGACGGTCCGATGACGGTCGACCATGTGGTGCCCAAGAGCATCGGGGGCCCGTCCACGTGGGAGAATCTTGTCTGCGCGTGCCTCGCCTGCAATAATCGCAAGAACAACCGCACGCCGCAAGATGCGAACATGCATCTCGCGCGCAAGCCGCGCATGCCGAAGTACATCCCGTGGATCCAGGTGAAGCGCCACACGCTGCCTGGCGAGTGGTATAAGTATTTGTTCTTGTATCACGTCTCGATCGAAGAGCGCATAGAGCCCTGA
- a CDS encoding aminotransferase class I/II-fold pyridoxal phosphate-dependent enzyme produces the protein MSRLDQSNTPYFDALRDYVNDGVVSFHTPGHKHGVGMHPLLRDFIGDNILKIDLTQVLGLDDLSQPEGPIKLAHELAAAAYGADHSYFLVNGSTAGNQAMLMTAVRPGDTVLLPRNCHKSALSALILSGARPVYLKPELDRELFVDHAVTPATVEAGLRDDPKAVAVFLTSPTYYGATADLAAIADIVHARGKLLLVDEAWGPHLQFHPELPQSATAAQADACVNSTHKLLGAMSQAAMLHVVGERIDTGRLEATLRIFASTSPQLALLASLDVARMQMATEGEALLGRALALARDARVRLNAIPGIYCMGTDHIGRPGVAGYDETRIVVHVRQLGMTGYDADRILRERHKIQFDLADHFNLVGTITIGDTERSVDALVNAVAALARESSTGDRTQAAPDGPAPAHRDTYSLPPIPVAVVTPREAFLSDYVEVPFIESAGRICVEVITPYPPGIPIICPGERITDETIDYLTRELRAGIHIQGPVDDSLRTVRVLP, from the coding sequence GTGTCGCGCCTCGACCAATCCAACACGCCGTATTTTGATGCGCTTCGCGACTACGTCAACGATGGCGTCGTCTCGTTCCACACGCCCGGCCACAAACACGGCGTGGGCATGCACCCGCTCTTGCGCGATTTCATCGGCGACAACATCCTCAAGATCGACCTGACGCAAGTCCTCGGGCTGGATGATTTGAGCCAGCCCGAAGGCCCGATCAAGCTCGCGCACGAGCTGGCTGCCGCGGCGTACGGAGCCGACCACAGCTACTTCCTCGTCAACGGGTCGACTGCCGGAAACCAAGCGATGCTGATGACTGCGGTGCGGCCGGGCGACACTGTACTGCTCCCGCGCAATTGCCACAAATCCGCCCTGAGTGCGCTGATCCTCAGCGGCGCGAGACCGGTCTATCTCAAGCCGGAACTCGACCGAGAACTCTTTGTCGACCACGCGGTGACGCCGGCAACCGTCGAGGCGGGACTTCGCGATGATCCAAAGGCCGTTGCGGTTTTCCTCACGAGTCCGACGTACTACGGCGCGACCGCCGATCTGGCCGCCATCGCGGACATCGTGCATGCGCGCGGTAAACTGCTTCTCGTCGATGAGGCGTGGGGTCCACATCTGCAATTTCACCCCGAGTTGCCGCAGTCGGCGACCGCGGCGCAAGCAGACGCGTGCGTCAATTCAACCCACAAACTGCTCGGCGCGATGAGCCAAGCCGCGATGCTCCACGTGGTCGGCGAGCGCATAGACACCGGTCGGCTGGAGGCCACGTTGCGCATCTTTGCGAGCACGAGCCCGCAGCTTGCGCTGCTCGCAAGCCTCGACGTGGCGCGGATGCAGATGGCGACCGAGGGAGAGGCGCTGCTCGGCCGGGCCCTCGCGCTAGCGCGAGACGCGCGCGTGCGGCTCAACGCGATCCCCGGCATCTACTGCATGGGAACGGATCACATCGGCCGGCCGGGCGTGGCCGGCTATGACGAAACGCGCATCGTCGTCCACGTGAGACAACTCGGCATGACCGGCTATGACGCGGACCGCATATTGCGCGAGCGTCACAAGATCCAATTCGATCTCGCGGATCACTTCAATCTCGTCGGAACGATAACGATCGGCGATACGGAGCGTTCAGTGGATGCGCTCGTCAACGCAGTCGCGGCGCTGGCACGCGAGTCTTCAACCGGCGACCGAACACAGGCGGCGCCAGACGGGCCCGCGCCGGCTCACCGCGACACGTATTCACTTCCGCCGATTCCGGTCGCGGTCGTCACTCCGCGAGAGGCGTTCTTGAGCGATTACGTCGAAGTGCCGTTCATCGAAAGCGCCGGCCGAATCTGTGTGGAGGTGATAACGCCATACCCGCCCGGCATCCCGATAATATGCCCGGGCGAACGAATCACGGATGAAACCATCGACTATCTCACACGCGAACTCCGCGCGGGCATCCACATCCAAGGCCCGGTGGACGACTCGCTGCGCACCGTCCGGGTGCTACCATAA
- the pdxS gene encoding pyridoxal 5'-phosphate synthase lyase subunit PdxS: MKNKGTKKVKRGLAQMLKGGVIMDVTTPEQAIIAQAAGAVAVMALERVPADIRKEGGVARMADLEIVQRIMDAVTIPVMAKARIGHFVEAQVLQAMGVDFIDESEVLTPADDAYHIDKRDFTVPFVCGARNLGEALRRISEGAAMIRTKGEAGSGNIVEAIRHLRQVNDDIRRLASLPVEELVSVARDLGSSIEIVRDVAKAGRLPVVMFVAGGVATPADAALCMQLGAEGIFVGSGIFKSSEPEKTAKAIVSATHFFDDPAKIMEASKSIGAPMAGLEISQIPKDQLLAGRGW, translated from the coding sequence GTGAAGAACAAAGGCACGAAGAAAGTCAAGCGCGGTCTCGCGCAGATGCTCAAGGGCGGCGTCATCATGGACGTCACGACGCCCGAACAAGCGATCATCGCGCAAGCCGCAGGGGCGGTCGCAGTCATGGCGCTCGAGCGCGTGCCGGCCGACATCCGCAAAGAAGGCGGGGTCGCGCGCATGGCCGACCTTGAGATCGTTCAGCGCATCATGGATGCGGTCACCATTCCGGTCATGGCAAAGGCGCGCATCGGCCACTTCGTCGAGGCTCAAGTGCTGCAAGCGATGGGTGTCGATTTTATCGATGAAAGCGAAGTGCTGACGCCGGCCGACGACGCCTACCACATCGACAAACGCGATTTCACGGTGCCGTTCGTCTGCGGAGCGCGCAATCTCGGCGAGGCGCTCCGACGAATCTCCGAAGGCGCGGCCATGATCCGCACGAAGGGCGAGGCCGGTTCCGGCAACATCGTCGAAGCGATCCGCCACCTCCGACAGGTCAATGATGATATCCGCCGTCTCGCGTCGTTACCGGTCGAAGAGCTCGTCTCCGTCGCCCGCGATCTCGGCTCGTCCATCGAGATCGTCCGCGACGTCGCGAAGGCCGGCCGCCTTCCTGTCGTCATGTTCGTCGCGGGCGGTGTTGCAACGCCGGCTGATGCCGCGTTGTGCATGCAACTCGGCGCCGAGGGCATCTTCGTCGGTTCGGGGATCTTCAAGAGTTCCGAACCCGAGAAGACCGCCAAGGCGATCGTCTCGGCCACGCACTTCTTCGATGATCCCGCGAAGATCATGGAAGCGTCGAAGTCGATCGGTGCGCCGATGGCGGGGCTTGAGATCTCGCAGATCCCGAAGGATCAACTGCTGGCCGGCCGCGGCTGGTAA